In a genomic window of Nocardia fluminea:
- a CDS encoding purine-cytosine permease family protein: MAGADTAAKETLEDYTLRFAPRSYRKWSPAVVGISALGGIAYLADFAIGANIGIAHGTGNALIGIGIFAVVVMLTGFPLAYYAARYNIDLDLITRGSGFGYYGSVITNIVFASFTFIFFALEGSIMAQGLLLGLGIPLWLGYLASTIIIFPLVIYGMNTLAKLQVWTTPLWLLLMVAPFGFLLVRHPDSVGSFFAYGGENGEGVSVSGALLAAGVCLSLIAQIAEQIDYLRFMPPRTPQNRAKWWGWMLLAGPGWVLFGAAKQVVGLFLAVYLIANLPAAQGIANQPVHQFLEIYKDMVPGWLAMTLAVVLVVISQVKINVTNAYSGSLAWTNSYTRVTKTYPGRLVFLVVNLGVALVLMEANMFDFLNNILGFYANCGIAWIVTVATDIAVNKYLLKISPKVPEFRRGMLYDFNPVGLVGFGLSAVLSIMTFFGLFGELLKPYSPLVAVLVAFIATPLTAIATKGKYYLRRADDGIEVPMFDEHGNPSGDLLTCHVTGMDFERPDMIASAVPGPEGEIQYISSLALSTDKDGKHLLPRQ, encoded by the coding sequence ATGGCCGGAGCAGATACTGCCGCCAAAGAAACACTCGAGGACTACACGCTGCGTTTCGCCCCGCGGAGCTACCGCAAATGGAGCCCGGCTGTCGTCGGCATCTCCGCACTCGGCGGCATCGCCTACCTCGCCGATTTCGCGATCGGCGCGAATATCGGCATCGCCCACGGCACCGGAAACGCCCTGATCGGCATCGGTATCTTCGCCGTGGTCGTGATGCTCACCGGATTTCCGCTCGCCTATTACGCCGCGCGCTACAACATCGATCTCGACCTGATCACACGCGGTAGCGGATTCGGCTACTACGGCTCGGTGATCACCAATATCGTGTTCGCGTCGTTCACCTTCATCTTCTTCGCACTCGAAGGCTCGATCATGGCGCAGGGCCTGTTATTGGGCCTCGGAATTCCCTTGTGGCTGGGCTATCTGGCCTCCACGATCATCATCTTCCCGCTGGTCATCTACGGCATGAACACCCTGGCCAAACTCCAGGTGTGGACCACTCCCCTGTGGCTGCTGCTGATGGTGGCGCCGTTCGGATTCCTGCTGGTGCGCCATCCCGATTCGGTGGGTTCGTTCTTCGCCTACGGCGGGGAGAACGGTGAGGGTGTGAGTGTTTCGGGCGCGCTGCTCGCCGCTGGTGTGTGCCTGTCGCTGATCGCCCAGATCGCCGAGCAGATCGACTACCTGCGCTTCATGCCGCCTCGCACCCCGCAGAACCGGGCCAAGTGGTGGGGCTGGATGCTGCTCGCCGGTCCCGGCTGGGTGCTGTTCGGCGCGGCCAAGCAGGTCGTCGGCCTGTTCCTCGCGGTGTACCTGATCGCGAACCTGCCCGCCGCGCAGGGCATCGCCAACCAGCCGGTGCACCAGTTCCTGGAGATCTACAAGGACATGGTGCCGGGGTGGCTGGCCATGACCCTCGCCGTGGTGCTGGTGGTCATCAGCCAGGTCAAGATCAACGTGACCAACGCCTACTCGGGCTCGCTGGCCTGGACCAACTCCTACACCCGCGTCACCAAGACCTACCCGGGCCGCCTGGTGTTCCTGGTGGTCAACCTCGGCGTCGCACTGGTGCTGATGGAAGCGAACATGTTCGACTTCCTCAACAACATCCTGGGCTTCTACGCCAACTGCGGCATCGCCTGGATCGTCACCGTGGCCACCGATATCGCGGTGAACAAGTACCTGCTGAAGATCTCGCCCAAGGTGCCGGAGTTCCGGCGCGGCATGCTCTACGACTTCAACCCGGTGGGCCTGGTGGGCTTCGGGCTCTCGGCGGTGCTGTCGATCATGACCTTCTTCGGCCTGTTCGGTGAGCTGCTGAAGCCGTACTCGCCGCTGGTCGCGGTCCTGGTCGCCTTCATCGCGACGCCGCTCACCGCGATCGCCACGAAGGGCAAGTACTACCTGCGCCGCGCCGACGACGGCATCGAGGTGCCGATGTTCGACGAGCACGGCAACCCGTCGGGCGACCTGCTCACCTGCCACGTCACCGGCATGGACTTCGAACGCCCGGACATGATCGCCTCGGCGGTCCCCGGCCCAGAAGGCGAGATCCAGTACATCAGCTCACTGGCGCTGTCCACGGACAAGGACGGCAAGCACCTACTACCCAGGCAGTGA
- a CDS encoding type II toxin-antitoxin system VapC family toxin encodes MTAQTVRGIVDTNVLILLDELEPAELPDEIMISAVTMAELAAGPHYAADPGERARRIERVQNAEALFEPIPFDTRAARRFGHVVAAVLASGRNPRPRRIDLMIASIASVNRLPLFTVNPQDFAGLSDLLTVVPVTHPDQR; translated from the coding sequence GTGACTGCCCAAACGGTCAGAGGCATTGTCGATACGAACGTGTTGATCCTGCTCGATGAACTCGAACCGGCGGAGTTGCCTGACGAGATCATGATCAGTGCGGTGACCATGGCCGAACTCGCCGCCGGACCGCATTACGCCGCCGATCCGGGCGAACGAGCCCGTCGGATCGAACGGGTTCAGAACGCCGAGGCATTATTCGAGCCGATCCCCTTCGACACCCGGGCAGCGCGCCGATTCGGGCACGTTGTAGCGGCGGTTCTGGCAAGCGGTCGCAACCCGCGACCGCGCCGGATAGACCTGATGATCGCTTCGATCGCCTCTGTGAACCGGCTCCCGTTGTTCACTGTCAATCCCCAGGACTTCGCCGGTCTGAGCGACCTGCTGACAGTGGTACCCGTGACGCACCCCGACCAGCGATAA
- a CDS encoding IclR family transcriptional regulator gives MPGPIQSIERAAAVLRLLARGPGPLGVGEIATALDLAKPTAHGILRTLLGVGFVGQDALTGKYLLGPAIGELGTDRLDVNELRSRAIHRADALASRSGESVRIAVARDTGITVIHHVFRPDNSEQSLAVGEVLPAYATALGKVLLAYDAAAEVGALQGFTHRTITDRDGLERVIAEVRRRGWADEVEEHRSGEAGIAAPVRARGGLVVAAIGITGPVDRLCDNRSQIRPAAVEQVRAAALAVHRDLTAAR, from the coding sequence ATGCCCGGCCCGATCCAGTCGATCGAACGCGCCGCCGCCGTGCTGCGGCTGCTCGCACGCGGGCCGGGACCGCTGGGGGTCGGCGAGATCGCGACCGCGCTCGACCTGGCCAAACCCACCGCGCACGGCATCCTGCGGACGCTGCTCGGGGTCGGGTTCGTCGGCCAGGACGCGCTGACCGGCAAGTACCTGCTCGGTCCGGCGATCGGCGAACTCGGCACCGATCGGCTCGATGTGAACGAGTTGCGCTCGCGCGCGATCCACCGGGCCGACGCACTCGCGTCGCGTTCCGGGGAGTCGGTCCGCATCGCGGTGGCGCGCGATACCGGAATCACGGTGATCCACCACGTCTTTCGACCCGACAACAGCGAACAGTCGCTGGCCGTCGGCGAAGTGCTTCCGGCCTACGCGACCGCGCTCGGCAAGGTGCTGCTCGCTTACGACGCCGCAGCCGAAGTGGGTGCGCTCCAAGGGTTCACCCACAGAACGATCACCGACCGCGACGGTCTCGAGCGGGTAATCGCCGAGGTTCGCCGGCGGGGCTGGGCGGACGAAGTCGAGGAACACCGCTCGGGCGAAGCGGGGATCGCCGCACCCGTTCGGGCCAGAGGCGGGCTCGTCGTCGCGGCGATCGGCATCACCGGTCCGGTGGATCGGCTGTGCGACAACCGATCACAGATACGGCCCGCCGCCGTCGAGCAGGTTCGCGCCGCCGCGCTCGCCGTACACCGCGACCTGACGGCAGCGCGATGA
- the glpK gene encoding glycerol kinase GlpK yields MTPRFVLAIDQGTTSSRCIAFDQHARLAGMAQRTHRQHYPKSGWVEQDALEIWRTVERIVPAALRDAGITVDQVAAIGIANQRETTVVWDRRTGLPVRLAIVWQDVRTEALVDRMKESPGAQRIAELSGLPLATYFAAPRLRWLLDEVDGLRERAERGEVLFGTMESWLIWNLTGGAEHVTDVTNAGRTLLMNLATRQWDEELLRFFDIPRAMLPRIEPSTGDFGTASTVVPGVRIGAALGDQHAALFGQTCFAPGETECTYGTGGFLMMNTGAELIRSRHGLLTTIGYQLGPEPVYALEGPIAVTGSLVQWLRDIVGLIATAPEIETLATTVDDNGGCYLVPAFSGLYAPHWRSDARGLLIGLTSYVTKGHLARAVLEATAWQTRDVVEAMNADAGLRAKSLRVAGGMASNNLLMQIIADVLDTPVMRPLVTETVSLGAAYAAGLAVGYWPDLQGLRRNWKVAAQWTPSHVRGVREEEYERWQRAVQLSVGWGRPAN; encoded by the coding sequence ATGACCCCACGTTTCGTGCTCGCCATCGATCAGGGCACCACCTCGAGCCGGTGCATCGCCTTCGATCAGCACGCCCGGCTGGCGGGCATGGCGCAGCGGACACATCGCCAGCATTATCCCAAGTCGGGATGGGTGGAGCAGGACGCGCTCGAGATCTGGCGGACGGTGGAGCGGATCGTGCCCGCGGCGCTGCGCGATGCCGGGATCACTGTCGACCAGGTGGCCGCGATCGGCATCGCCAATCAGCGCGAGACCACCGTGGTGTGGGATCGCCGCACCGGGCTGCCGGTGCGGCTGGCCATCGTCTGGCAGGACGTGCGCACCGAAGCGCTGGTCGACCGGATGAAGGAATCGCCTGGCGCACAGCGCATTGCCGAGTTGAGCGGGCTGCCCTTGGCCACCTACTTCGCCGCACCACGCCTGCGCTGGCTACTCGACGAGGTCGACGGCCTTCGCGAGCGCGCCGAACGCGGTGAGGTGCTCTTCGGCACCATGGAATCCTGGCTCATCTGGAATCTGACCGGCGGCGCCGAGCACGTCACCGACGTCACCAACGCGGGCCGCACCCTGCTGATGAACCTCGCCACCCGGCAGTGGGACGAAGAGTTGTTGCGGTTCTTCGACATTCCCCGCGCCATGCTCCCCCGCATCGAACCCTCGACCGGCGATTTCGGCACTGCGAGCACCGTCGTTCCCGGCGTCCGGATCGGCGCCGCCCTCGGCGACCAGCACGCGGCCCTCTTCGGCCAGACCTGCTTCGCCCCGGGTGAAACCGAGTGCACCTACGGGACCGGCGGCTTCCTCATGATGAACACCGGCGCCGAACTGATCCGCTCCCGGCACGGCCTGCTCACCACCATCGGCTACCAGCTCGGCCCCGAACCGGTCTACGCGCTCGAAGGACCGATCGCGGTCACCGGTTCGCTCGTCCAGTGGCTGCGCGACATCGTCGGCCTGATCGCCACCGCACCCGAGATCGAAACTCTCGCGACCACCGTCGACGACAACGGCGGCTGCTACCTCGTCCCCGCCTTCTCCGGCCTCTACGCCCCACACTGGCGCAGCGATGCCCGAGGTCTGCTCATCGGCCTGACCTCCTACGTCACCAAAGGCCATTTGGCCCGCGCCGTCCTGGAGGCCACCGCCTGGCAGACCCGCGACGTGGTCGAAGCCATGAACGCCGACGCGGGCCTGCGAGCGAAGTCCCTGCGAGTAGCGGGCGGCATGGCCTCCAACAACCTGCTCATGCAGATCATCGCCGACGTCCTCGACACACCGGTCATGCGCCCCTTGGTCACCGAAACCGTCTCCCTCGGCGCCGCCTACGCAGCCGGCCTGGCCGTCGGCTACTGGCCCGACCTCCAAGGCCTACGCCGCAATTGGAAGGTCGCCGCCCAGTGGACTCCGTCCCACGTCCGTGGAGTCCGCGAAGAGGAATACGAGCGCTGGCAACGCGCTGTCCAGCTCAGCGTCGGCTGGGGCCGCCCAGCCAACTAG
- a CDS encoding RpnC/YadD family protein has product MPSHLHEGLLDLFRTDLLLAPSLLAEEFRIPLPGLSQMRAEPCDFTDVGPKEFRGDLALSTHDDRDLPVLGVCVEVQLSKADARRWKWPVYLTTLRSRLCCPVVLLVVTPSRAVAKWAEQPIELDTVGSVIQPLVLGPDRFPVVTDPTEAGRCPERATLSAIAHGAGPHMEEVLAAFLAGLMKTDDEHAKMYLDLVDDALSVVASRRLEELMESTPQYRGRIATKYMAKGREEGRAEGRAEVQAKVAETAAHAVLTVLTARGLELSAAQRAQLAGCTDIDQLDAWLTQAVTATGTDELFG; this is encoded by the coding sequence ATGCCGAGCCACCTGCACGAGGGTTTGCTTGACCTGTTCCGCACGGATCTCCTGCTCGCCCCGTCGCTGCTGGCTGAGGAGTTCAGGATCCCGCTGCCGGGCTTGTCGCAGATGCGGGCTGAGCCGTGCGATTTCACCGACGTCGGGCCCAAGGAGTTTCGCGGTGACTTGGCCCTCAGCACTCACGACGATCGGGACTTGCCGGTACTCGGTGTGTGCGTCGAGGTGCAGCTGTCCAAAGCGGATGCCCGGCGCTGGAAATGGCCGGTCTACCTGACAACCCTGCGATCGCGCCTGTGTTGCCCGGTGGTTCTGCTGGTGGTGACGCCGAGTAGAGCGGTCGCGAAATGGGCCGAGCAGCCGATCGAACTGGATACCGTCGGATCGGTCATCCAACCGCTGGTGCTCGGCCCTGACCGCTTCCCCGTCGTGACTGATCCAACCGAGGCGGGAAGATGCCCTGAGCGCGCGACCCTGTCGGCGATCGCCCACGGTGCGGGACCGCATATGGAGGAGGTCCTTGCCGCCTTCTTGGCCGGCCTGATGAAAACCGACGATGAACATGCGAAAATGTATCTTGATCTGGTCGACGACGCGTTGTCCGTCGTCGCAAGCCGACGCCTGGAGGAACTGATGGAGAGCACGCCTCAATACCGCGGCCGCATCGCTACCAAGTACATGGCGAAGGGGCGCGAGGAGGGCCGCGCGGAAGGTCGCGCGGAGGTGCAGGCGAAGGTCGCTGAGACTGCCGCGCACGCGGTGCTCACCGTTCTGACTGCCCGCGGGCTCGAGCTTTCGGCCGCGCAACGGGCGCAGCTCGCCGGGTGTACCGATATCGACCAGCTCGATGCCTGGCTGACGCAGGCAGTTACCGCCACTGGTACCGACGAACTCTTCGGCTGA
- the glpD gene encoding glycerol-3-phosphate dehydrogenase, with product MSVQLDPTYREQAVGTLDTAEIDVLVIGGGVTGAGAALDAASRGLSVTLVEARDFAAGTSSRSSKLIHGGLRYLEQMDFALVREALKERGLLLNTLAPHLVHPVPFLFPLQHRVWERAYIGAGIALYDTLGGARTVPMHKHLTRSGALELAPALRADALTGAIRYYDAQVDDARHTMMIARTAAEHGATVLTRTKVIGLERDGEKVVGARVEDLETGLTHTVRARTVISATGVWTDDMIKMTGVDFPFHVQMSKGVHILVPRDRLNLHTGMIMRTEKSVLFVIPWAEHWIIGTTDTEWSLDKNHPTATAADVQYILDHVNSLLREPLTRADIVGTYAGLRPLMTGATKETAKLSREHAVAEPAPGLFVIAGGKYTTYRVMAADVVDAAAARLGGEIPASATAQLPIVGAAGYFDMLAEVTDLSVSQRLPVDVVEHLLGRYGSLSTDIFGLIAADPALRHPIPGASDYIAAEIVYAVTHEGALHLDDILTRRTRISIEVPDRGLAAAPEIARLIAPLLGWTEETTNTEINRYYDRVHAELAANEATDDAAANAARLIAAR from the coding sequence GTGTCTGTGCAACTGGACCCCACTTACCGTGAGCAGGCTGTCGGCACGCTCGACACCGCCGAAATCGATGTCCTGGTCATCGGCGGTGGCGTGACCGGCGCAGGGGCCGCGCTAGACGCCGCCTCGCGCGGCCTGTCCGTCACCCTGGTCGAGGCTCGCGATTTCGCCGCGGGTACCTCGAGCCGTTCGTCCAAGCTCATCCACGGCGGCCTGCGCTACCTGGAACAGATGGACTTCGCCTTGGTGCGCGAGGCGCTCAAAGAACGTGGGCTGCTGCTGAATACGCTCGCGCCGCACCTGGTGCACCCCGTGCCGTTCCTGTTCCCGCTCCAGCACCGGGTGTGGGAGCGCGCGTACATCGGCGCCGGTATCGCCCTCTACGACACACTCGGTGGCGCGCGCACGGTCCCGATGCACAAGCACCTGACCCGTTCCGGCGCACTGGAACTCGCGCCCGCGCTGCGTGCGGACGCGCTGACCGGCGCCATCCGCTACTACGACGCGCAGGTCGACGACGCCCGCCACACGATGATGATCGCCAGGACCGCCGCCGAGCACGGCGCCACCGTGCTGACCCGCACCAAGGTGATCGGGCTGGAACGCGACGGTGAGAAGGTCGTCGGCGCGCGCGTGGAAGACCTGGAAACCGGCCTGACACACACTGTTCGGGCCCGCACGGTGATCAGCGCGACCGGCGTGTGGACCGACGACATGATCAAGATGACCGGCGTGGACTTCCCGTTCCACGTCCAGATGTCGAAGGGCGTGCACATCCTCGTGCCGCGCGACCGGCTGAACCTGCACACCGGCATGATCATGCGCACCGAGAAGTCGGTCCTGTTCGTCATCCCGTGGGCCGAACACTGGATCATCGGCACCACCGACACCGAGTGGTCGCTGGACAAGAACCACCCGACCGCCACTGCCGCCGACGTGCAGTACATCCTCGACCACGTCAACTCGCTGCTGCGTGAGCCGCTGACCAGGGCCGATATCGTCGGCACCTACGCGGGCCTTCGGCCGCTGATGACCGGTGCCACGAAGGAGACCGCGAAGCTCTCGCGCGAACACGCCGTCGCCGAACCCGCGCCCGGCCTGTTCGTGATCGCGGGCGGCAAGTACACGACCTACCGGGTGATGGCCGCCGATGTCGTCGACGCCGCCGCCGCGCGCCTCGGCGGGGAGATCCCCGCCTCGGCGACCGCCCAGTTGCCCATCGTGGGCGCGGCAGGTTACTTCGACATGCTCGCCGAGGTCACCGACCTGTCGGTGTCACAGCGACTGCCCGTCGACGTGGTCGAACACCTGCTCGGTCGTTACGGCTCGCTGAGCACCGACATCTTCGGCCTCATCGCCGCCGATCCCGCCCTGCGCCACCCGATTCCGGGTGCCTCGGACTACATCGCCGCCGAGATCGTCTACGCCGTCACCCACGAGGGCGCCCTGCACCTCGACGACATCCTCACCCGCCGCACCCGGATCTCCATCGAAGTTCCCGATCGCGGCCTCGCCGCCGCGCCGGAGATCGCCCGCCTGATCGCACCGCTGCTCGGCTGGACCGAGGAAACCACCAACACCGAGATCAACCGCTACTACGACCGGGTCCACGCCGAACTCGCCGCCAACGAAGCGACCGATGACGCCGCCGCCAACGCCGCCAGACTGATCGCCGCCCGCTGA
- a CDS encoding MFS transporter, protein MLALALGGFGIGTTEFVTMGLLPDIARDFAISEPSAGHAVSAYALGVVVGAPLIAALCARVARKKLLIVLMAAFTLGNIGTVLAPTFGTLVLARFVSGLPHGAYFGVASLAAATLAPVGQRAKAVAAVMLGLSVANVVGVPGATWLGQHFGWRDAYVVVAVIGVATVAALWRYVPALTSMKITNPMTELGALRRPQVLLTLAVGAIGFGGMFAVYTYIATTMTDVAGMPIGAVPIVLALFGLGMIVGNIGGGILADRGVDRSIFVAMIAMVVILAGFVLAAHNPVTAAIGAFLVGASGAALAPGLQTRLMDVAADAQTLAAALNHAALNMANAAGAWLGGLVIAAGLGYTAPAMVGALLAVAGVLLFTLTVFLQRRSAHNTP, encoded by the coding sequence ATGCTCGCGCTGGCGCTGGGTGGGTTCGGGATCGGGACCACCGAGTTCGTGACCATGGGCCTGCTGCCCGATATCGCGCGGGACTTCGCTATCTCCGAGCCGTCGGCGGGGCACGCGGTGTCGGCGTACGCGCTGGGTGTCGTGGTCGGTGCGCCGCTGATCGCCGCGTTGTGCGCGCGGGTGGCGCGCAAGAAGTTGCTGATCGTCTTGATGGCCGCGTTCACCCTCGGCAATATCGGGACGGTGCTCGCCCCGACTTTCGGCACGCTCGTGCTCGCGCGCTTCGTATCCGGTCTGCCGCACGGCGCGTACTTCGGCGTCGCCTCGCTGGCCGCTGCCACGCTGGCACCGGTCGGGCAGCGGGCCAAAGCGGTGGCGGCGGTGATGCTCGGGCTCAGCGTGGCCAATGTCGTCGGAGTGCCCGGTGCGACCTGGCTCGGTCAGCACTTCGGGTGGCGTGACGCCTACGTCGTCGTGGCGGTGATCGGGGTGGCGACGGTGGCCGCTCTGTGGCGCTATGTGCCCGCGCTGACCAGCATGAAGATCACCAACCCGATGACCGAACTCGGTGCGCTGCGACGCCCACAGGTGCTGCTCACCCTGGCCGTCGGCGCGATCGGCTTCGGCGGCATGTTCGCCGTCTACACCTACATCGCCACCACCATGACCGATGTCGCGGGCATGCCCATCGGCGCGGTGCCGATCGTGCTCGCGCTGTTCGGCCTCGGCATGATCGTGGGCAACATCGGCGGCGGCATCCTCGCCGACCGCGGCGTCGACCGCTCGATCTTCGTCGCCATGATCGCGATGGTGGTGATCCTCGCCGGCTTCGTCCTGGCCGCCCACAACCCCGTCACCGCCGCGATCGGTGCCTTCCTCGTCGGGGCCTCCGGCGCGGCCCTGGCCCCCGGCCTCCAAACCCGCCTCATGGACGTGGCCGCCGACGCCCAAACCCTCGCCGCCGCCCTCAACCACGCCGCCCTGAACATGGCCAACGCCGCGGGCGCCTGGCTCGGCGGCCTGGTCATCGCCGCCGGCCTCGGCTACACCGCCCCGGCCATGGTCGGCGCCCTCCTCGCCGTCGCCGGCGTCCTCCTGTTCACCCTCACGGTTTTCCTGCAACGCCGGTCGGCGCACAACACGCCGTAA
- a CDS encoding SDR family oxidoreductase — translation MSRGTILITGASSGLGAEMARQFAALGYDLGLCARRTERLDELRTQILADHPDRVVSVKQLDVTDDAAVFTVFDEFAGEFGTVDRVIVNAGLGKGAPLGTGHHKANRETAVVNFLAALAQSEAALKIFRAQGRGHLVMISSISGLRGMPKTLTTYAATKAGVAALAEGVRAEAIAGVDVSVIYPGYIRSEMNDRVKHQPKFMVDTETGVRAMVAAIEKRRANAYVPAWPWVPLGFALRVLPLPVVRKLI, via the coding sequence GTGAGCCGGGGCACCATCCTGATCACCGGCGCCAGTTCCGGGCTCGGCGCCGAGATGGCGCGCCAGTTCGCCGCGCTCGGGTACGACTTGGGCCTGTGTGCTCGCCGGACCGAGCGGCTCGACGAACTGCGTACGCAGATCCTGGCCGACCACCCCGACCGTGTTGTCTCGGTGAAGCAGCTCGATGTCACCGACGACGCGGCGGTGTTCACCGTCTTCGACGAGTTCGCCGGGGAATTCGGCACCGTCGACCGCGTGATCGTCAACGCGGGTCTCGGTAAGGGCGCGCCGTTGGGTACCGGCCACCACAAAGCCAATCGCGAGACCGCGGTGGTGAATTTTCTCGCGGCCCTGGCGCAGAGCGAAGCGGCGCTGAAGATCTTCCGGGCGCAGGGTCGCGGCCACCTGGTGATGATCTCGTCGATCTCCGGTCTGCGCGGCATGCCCAAGACGCTCACCACCTACGCGGCCACCAAGGCGGGCGTCGCCGCGCTGGCCGAAGGCGTGCGGGCGGAGGCGATCGCGGGCGTGGACGTCTCGGTGATCTACCCCGGCTACATCCGCTCGGAGATGAACGACCGCGTCAAGCATCAGCCGAAGTTCATGGTGGACACCGAGACCGGCGTCCGCGCCATGGTCGCCGCGATCGAGAAGCGTCGTGCCAACGCCTACGTACCAGCCTGGCCGTGGGTGCCACTGGGCTTCGCACTACGGGTCCTGCCACTACCGGTGGTCCGAAAATTGATCTGA
- a CDS encoding type II toxin-antitoxin system Phd/YefM family antitoxin, giving the protein MTVPAELPEIPQRELRNDASRVLREVRSGQSYTITVDGAPVADLVPHRNAHRRAAVPRAEVIAAFAGLSVPDMRPQADDLVDDSLYDPYDRAYRRGEFAGDGTE; this is encoded by the coding sequence ATGACGGTCCCCGCGGAGCTGCCCGAGATTCCGCAGCGCGAACTGCGTAACGACGCGAGCCGGGTGCTGCGCGAGGTTCGCTCCGGGCAGTCCTACACGATCACCGTCGACGGGGCGCCTGTTGCGGACCTCGTTCCGCATAGAAACGCGCATCGCCGAGCGGCAGTGCCGCGTGCGGAGGTGATCGCCGCATTTGCCGGCTTGTCGGTTCCCGACATGCGACCGCAGGCTGATGATCTGGTCGACGACTCGCTCTACGACCCATATGACCGGGCTTACCGACGCGGTGAATTCGCCGGAGATGGCACCGAGTGA
- the glpK gene encoding glycerol kinase GlpK yields the protein MNRYVGAIDQGTTSTRFMVFDHRGTVVARHQLEHSQIMPRPGWVEHNPDEIWERTRTVVKTALSLADLTADDLAAIGVTNQRETTVVWNRRTGRPYGNAIVWQDTRTDRIIADLDAAGRSALIRAKTGLPPAPYFSGGKLKWILDNVADVRADAERGDALFGTLDSWLIWNLTGGVHVTDPTNASRTMLMDLETLDWDDELLTIFGIPRVMLPAIAPSANPRLFGTTKPDGPFKGSVPIAGVLGDQQAAGVGQVCFQPGEAKNTYGTGNFLMLNTGTEIVRSNHGLITTVAYRFGDDKPAYALEGSIAVTGSAVQWLRDQMGIIAGAAQIEDLAGQVTDSGGVYFVPAFSGLFAPYWRPDARGAVVGLSRYSNNAHLARATLESIAYQTRDVVEAMQRDAGVRLATLRVDGGVTVNQLAMQIQADLLGVPVSRPVVAETTALGAAYAAGLAVGFWSGTDELLDNWSEDVRWYPTWSEEQREHGYRRWLKAVERTLDWAEI from the coding sequence ATGAACCGGTACGTGGGCGCGATCGACCAGGGCACGACGTCGACGCGATTCATGGTTTTCGACCACAGGGGCACCGTGGTGGCGCGCCACCAGCTCGAACACTCCCAGATCATGCCGCGCCCCGGCTGGGTCGAACACAATCCGGACGAGATCTGGGAACGCACCCGCACCGTCGTCAAGACCGCGCTCTCGCTCGCCGATCTCACGGCCGACGACCTCGCCGCCATCGGCGTCACGAACCAGCGCGAGACCACCGTCGTGTGGAACCGCCGCACCGGCCGCCCCTACGGCAACGCCATCGTCTGGCAGGACACCCGCACCGACCGCATCATCGCCGACCTCGACGCCGCCGGGCGCAGCGCGCTCATCCGCGCGAAGACCGGCCTGCCGCCGGCACCGTACTTCTCCGGCGGGAAGCTGAAGTGGATTCTGGACAACGTCGCGGACGTGCGCGCCGATGCCGAGCGCGGTGACGCCCTGTTCGGCACCCTCGACAGCTGGCTGATCTGGAACCTCACCGGCGGCGTGCACGTCACCGATCCCACCAACGCCTCGCGCACGATGCTGATGGACCTCGAAACCCTCGACTGGGACGACGAACTCCTCACGATCTTCGGCATCCCGCGCGTGATGCTGCCGGCCATCGCGCCGTCGGCGAACCCGCGACTGTTCGGGACGACGAAACCCGACGGCCCGTTCAAGGGCTCCGTGCCCATCGCGGGTGTGCTCGGCGATCAGCAGGCCGCGGGCGTCGGGCAGGTGTGTTTCCAGCCCGGCGAGGCCAAGAACACCTATGGCACAGGCAATTTCCTGATGCTCAACACCGGCACGGAGATCGTGCGGTCGAACCACGGCTTGATCACCACCGTCGCGTATCGATTCGGCGACGACAAGCCCGCCTACGCGCTGGAGGGGTCGATCGCCGTCACCGGGTCGGCGGTGCAGTGGTTGCGCGACCAGATGGGAATCATCGCGGGCGCGGCGCAGATCGAGGACCTCGCCGGGCAGGTAACCGATTCCGGCGGCGTGTACTTCGTGCCCGCCTTCTCCGGCCTGTTCGCGCCGTACTGGCGACCCGATGCCCGCGGCGCGGTCGTCGGCCTGTCGCGCTACAGCAACAACGCCCACCTGGCCAGGGCCACCCTGGAATCCATCGCCTACCAGACCCGCGACGTGGTCGAGGCCATGCAGCGCGACGCCGGGGTGCGGCTGGCGACGCTGCGGGTGGACGGTGGCGTCACCGTGAACCAGCTGGCCATGCAGATCCAGGCGGACCTGCTCGGCGTCCCGGTCTCGCGTCCGGTCGTCGCCGAGACCACCGCGCTCGGCGCCGCCTACGCCGCCGGGCTGGCCGTCGGCTTCTGGAGCGGCACCGATGAATTGCTCGACAACTGGTCCGAAGACGTCCGCTGGTACCCCACCTGGTCCGAGGAGCAACGCGAACACGGCTATCGCCGCTGGCTCAAAGCCGTCGAACGCACCCTCGACTGGGCCGAAATCTGA